Proteins encoded together in one Penicillium digitatum chromosome 1, complete sequence window:
- a CDS encoding FAD linked oxidase, N-terminal: MPEIKATALEALRSNLKAATIYTPESEGYKDVLVRWSDTGMKYAGVVVQPTEALDISATLLWAQQHSVDLAVKCGGHSVAGTSSSEGGLVIDLSRMNQVTVDTEQKTITAQGGATWKEVDETGAAHDLAAVGGTVNHTGVGGLTLGGGYGWLSGEYGLAIDNLLSATVVLADGRIVTASATENVDLFWGLRGAGYNFGVVADFTYQAHDQKDPVYSGLLGFAPDKLEGIIEALNESLANPDSRFGAICSLTMAPDGSGPMVIVIGFFNGPREEGQKKFARFTALEPVLNTLDMIPYSMVNALQNPVVTYGDRKSFKGIFYEPPLDPQFARVIFNDFIAKIESEPDLKASAIILEFFDMRKICQVPLTATAMASRNSTQNGIVFLRWTDSSKDLEHRAWAREAQSKWKVELDARTKDRGVDLDVPQYINYAEPGDSVVSNIYGVNLERLEEVKSKYDPKNVFHKMQPISKGASLGKKE; this comes from the exons ATGCCCGAAATCAAAGCGACGGCTCTCGAGGCTCTACGGAGTAACCTCAAGGCCGCAACAATCTACACACCTGAATCAGAGGGTTACAAAGATGTCCTAGTCCGCTGGTCCGACACTGGAATGAAATATGCG GGTGTCGTAGTCCAACCCACTGAAGCGTTGGACATCTCGGCCACGCTGTTGTGGGCACAGCAGCATAGTGTTGATCTTGCTGTGAAATGTGGAGGTCATTCAGTCGCTGGCACAAGCTCAAGTGAGGGAGGTCTGGTGATTGACCTGTCGCGCATGAACCAAGTGACGGTGGATACCGAGCAGAAGACTATCACCGCCCAAGGTGGAGCGACCTGGAAGGAAGTCGACGAAACCGGTGCAGCCCACGATTTGGCGGCCGTGGGGGGGACCGTGAACCACACCGGCGTCGGAGGACTCACGCTAGGGGGTGGTTATGGCTGGCTGAGCGGAGAGTATGGCCTTGCTATTGACAATCTCCTATCGGCGACCGTCGTTTTAGCCGATGGTCGTATTGTCACGGCCTCTGCCACCGAGAATGTCGACCTGTTTTGGGGATTGCGAGGTGCAGGATACAACTTTGGCGTTGTGGCAGACTTCACCTACCAAGCCCATGACCAGAAAGACCCAGTGTATTCTGGCCTCCTTGGATTCGCTCCTGATAAGCTGGAAGGAATTATCGAGGCTTTGAATGAATCCCTCGCCAATCCTGACTCTCGCTTTGGTGCGATTTGCAGTTTAACGATGGCGCCAGATGGATCGGGGCCGATGGTCATTGTGATTGGCTTTTTCAATGGTCCCCGCGAGGAAGGCCAAAAGAAATTCGCTCGCTTCACAGCCCTTGAGCCGGTTTTGAACACCCTTGATATGATCCCATACTCTATGGTAAACGCTCTACAGAACCCCGTTGTGACATACGGTGATCGAAAGTCTTTTAAAGGTATTTTCTACGAGCCGCCACTCGATCCTCAATTTGCGAGGGTGATCTTCAATGACTTCATAGCCAAGATTGAGAGTGAACCAGATCTCAAGGCGTCTGCCATCATCCTCGAGTTTTTTGATATGCGCAAGATTTGCCAAGTGCCGCTGACCGCAACCGCGATGGCAAGCCGAAATTCGACTCAGAATGGCATCGTTTTTCTAAGATGGACCGACTCATCCAAAGATCTGGAGCATCGCGCTTGGGCACGAGAAGCCCAGTCCAAGTGGAAAGTGGAATTGGATGCCAGAACCAAAGACCGGGGTGTGGATTTGGACGTTCCTCAGTACATCAACTACGCAGAAC CGGGTGACTCGGTGGTAAGCAATATCTACGGCGTGAACCTCGAGAGACTGGAAGAGGTGAAGTCGAAGTACGACCCAAAGAACGTTTTTCACAAAATGCAGCCAATTTCAAAGGGCGCATCCTTAGGCAAGAAGGAATAG
- a CDS encoding Aldehyde dehydrogenase, putative: MSSSLTVTGIYGRQITIPAGLFIHNEFVPSSTGQTLGVENPSTGTQLGRISAAGPDDINKAVESAKSAFKTWRNVPGPVKSQLLLKLADLLERDAEELASLEAIDAGVLYTDSIGMNIPQAVGCLRYYAGWAGKIDGKTLDMDGGIAYTHREPLGVCGAIVPWNAPLMITIWKLAPALVTGNVLIIKPSELSPLYAQKLAELVKEAGIPPGVVNIVAGEGASAGQALSEHMDVRKIAFTGSDLSGRKILQAASRTNLKKVSLELGGKGPSIVFDDCDIENALLWTRIGITANNGQICAAGSRIYVQASIYDRFIEAYKKAAMDAPTVAGDPLDASTTKGPVVSRVQHEKILDFIRQGKECGAKLLFGGERIGNTGYFVENTAFADVGDDATIMREEIFGPVASISKFTTEEEAIFKANNSHHGLSAAIFTSNLNRAHRVTKELESGQVTVNAWAMLAPNVPFGGVKQSGFGRDMGEDALEGWTTVKAVKYHIASHL; this comes from the exons ATGTCTTCAAGTTTGACTGTTACGGGCATTTACGGCCGCCAAATTACAA TTCCGGCGGGACTCTTTATCCACAATGAATTCGTCCCCTCATCGACCGGCCAGACGCTAGGTGTGGAAAATCCCTCGACTGGCACACAACTTGGAAGAATCTCCGCCGCAGGCCCGGATGATATCAACAAAGCTGTTGAGTCCGCCAAGTCAGCCTTCAAAACATGGAGAAACGTTCCAGGACCTGTCAAATCCCAGCTGTTGCTCAAACTTGCAGATCTGCTCGAACGCGATGCGGAAGAGCTAGCATCGCTGGAGGCCATCGATGCCGGCGTGCTGTATACCGATTCCATTGGAATGAACATCCCTCAGGCCGTCGGCTGCTTGCGATACTATGCAGGCTGGGCGGGAAAAATTGATGGCAAGACACTTGATATGGATGGCGGAATTGCCTATACTCATCGTGAGCCTTTGGGTGTTTGTGGCGCGATCGTGCCTTGGAATGCTCCACT CATGATTACAATTTGGAAGCTGGCCCCTGCTCTGGTCACTGGTAATGTTTTGATCATCAAGCCTTCCGAGCTATCCCCACTATACGCCCAGAAGCTTGCCGAGCTGGTGAAAGAGGCAGGCATTCCTCCTGGAGTTGTGAATATCGTTGCTGGAGAGGGTGCCAGCGCGGGTCAAGCTCTGTCGGAACATATGGATGTACGCAAGATCGCATTCACCGGTAGTGATCTTTCCGGCCGCAAGATTTTACAAGCAGCATCCCGGACCAACCTCAAGAAGGTCAGTCTTGAACTCGGCGGCAAAGGGCCATCGATTGTCTTTGACGACTGCGATATTGAGAACGCTCTTCTCTGGACTCGCATTGGAATCACAGCCAACAATGGGCAAATCTGTGCGGCTGGGTCCCGCATCTACGTCCAGGCCTCTATTTACGATCGATTTATCGAGGCTTACAAAAAGGCTGCCATGGACGCTCCGACAGTCGCCGGTGATCCTTTAGATGCGTCTACTACAAAGGGGCCGGTGGTTAGTCGTGTGCAGCATGAGAAAATTCTCGACTTCATCCGTCAAGGAAAGGAATGTGGAGCTAAGCTTCTATTCGGTGGTGAGCGGATCGGTAATACGGGATACTTTGTCGAAAATACTGCTTTCGCGGACGTTGGTGATGATGCAACAATCATGCGAGAGGAGATCTTCGGTCCTGTTGCT AGTATTTCCAAGTTTACCACGGAGGAAGAAGCCATCTTCAAAGCCAATAACTCCCATCACGGCCTCAGTGCGGCCATCTTTACCAGCAATCTGAACCGTGCCCATCGCGTGACCAAGGAACTCGAGTCGGGCCAAGTGACGGTCAATGCGTGGGCGATGCTTGCTCCCAATGTTCCATTCGGGGGAGTGAAGCAAAGTGGCTTTGGTCGAGACATGGGTGAGGATGCTCTTGAGGGCTGGACTACTGTGAAGGCCGTCAAATATCACATTGCTTCACACCTCTGA
- a CDS encoding DUF1275 domain protein, with translation MDHEKGAFDGLAASLKAELEPQHADLLLFACCLTSGLVDSTIYRAYNTFVSMQTGNTIFVGLGASHQNLRPYGWARSLTSIGCFILGSFLFARLHRVLGARRRVTLMLSFLVQASIILLTAGLVQGGAVSSTLAGKGSQVAPPWNQEVPIVLLSMQSAGQIVASRALGYNEIPTVVITSLLCDLMSDPQLFLIRNVKRDRRVIAFVLTLVGAIVGGWITKVTGGVAPILWLSAVEIRFIIESYAVDPRPLQSRLHCDLRKEVEI, from the exons ATGGACCATGAGAAAGGTGCATTCGATGGACTTGCAGCATCTCTGAAGGCTGAGCTCGAGCCACAGCATGCGGACCTCCTACTGTTCGCTTGTTGTTTGACATCGGGACTTGTGGATAGCACGATCTACAGAG CCTACAACACCTTTGTGTCTATGCAAACAG GAAACACCATCTTTGTCGGTCTGGGTGCATCGCACCAAAACCTCCGTCCATATGGCTGGGCGCGCTCGCTCACCTCGATTGGATGTTTCATCCTAGGATCCTTCCTGTTCGCACGATTACATCGCGTGTTAGGTGCTCGGCGACGAGTGACATTGATGCTGTCATTCCTAGTGCAGGCCAGTATAATCCTGCTTACGGCTGGGCTGGTTCAAGGGGGTGCCGTTTCTAGTACGCTAGCCGGTAAAGGTTCGCAGGTGGCACCGCCATGGAATCAGGAAGTCCCGATCGTTCTCCTCAGCATGCAGTCTGCCGGTCAGATCGTAGCAAGTCGTGCGTTGGGATACAATGAAATCCCAACCGTGGTGATTACCAGTCTTCTCTGCGATCTCATGTCGGACCCCCAGTTGTTTCTTATCAGGAATGTCAAACGCGACCGGCGAGTCATTGCGTTTGTGCTGACCCTTGTGGGCGCCATCGTTGGCGGATGGATCACGAAAGTGACCGGGGGTGTTGCTCCCATTCTCTGGTTGTCGGCTG TGGAGATCAGG TTCATTATAGAGTCTTACGCCGTTGATCCCCGGCCGCTGCAATCACGACTCCATTGCGATCTTCGAAAAGAGGTGGAAATCTAG
- a CDS encoding EKC/KEOPS complex, subunit Pcc1, with amino-acid sequence MALTQPINPEFPYSLTISLPLPTSRLASCALRTLEVDAELSPLVRRTLSIEAPAVEAPSQPQEKKQKQDPDESRTVLKITYIATTNRMLRVSVNGFMESLGVVLGVMAELDVDVLKAEMES; translated from the exons ATGGCTCTCACACAACCAATCAATCCCGAGTTTCCTTACTCACT CACaatctctctccctctcccaaCTAGTCGCCTCGCATCATGCGCTCTACGCACTTTGGAAGTTGACGCTGAACTATCCCCTCTCGTGCGACGAACGTTGAGCATCGAGGCTCCGGCGGTCGAAGCACCATCCCAGCcgcaagaaaaaaaacaaaaacaggACCCTGATGAGTCTAGAACCGTATTGAAGATTACATACATTGCGACGACCAACCGAATGCTCCGTGTTTCTGTCAATGGATTTATGGAGAGTCTAGGTGTTGTGCTTGGGGTGATGGCAGAATTGGATGTCGACGTACTCAAGGCTGAGATGGAGAGTTGA
- a CDS encoding oxaloacetate hydrolase, with the protein MTITITVEKDGYYEVNGIRQEPVVSLYVIPAASKLRRMLKDTKELIVCPGVYDGLSARIAMQVGFKGLYMTGAGTTASRLGMADLGLAQLHDMKTNAEMIANLDPFGPPLIADMDTGYGGPLMVSKAVQQYIQAGVAGFHIEDQIQNKRCGHLNGKKVVSLEEYLMRIRAAKLTKDRLHSDIVLIARTDALQQHGYEECIRRLKAARDIGADVGLLEGFTSKEQARQAVQDLAPWPLLLNMVENGASPLITTKEAEEMGFRIMIFSFATITPAYMGIKATLERLKADGVVGVPDGLGPRTIFEVCGLIDSMKVDTESGNDGFAEGV; encoded by the exons ATGACGATCACAATCACTGTCGAGAAGGATGGATACTACGAGGTCAACGGGATCCGGCAGGAGCCTGTTGTCTCTCTTTATGTGATTCCTGCAGCTTCCAAGTTGCGCCGTATGCTGAAAGACACCAAAGAGCTCATCGTATGTCCTGGTGTGTATGATGGCCTTTCTGCTCGCATTGCCATGCAGGTCGGGTTCAAGGGACTGTACATG ACTGGTGCCGGGACTACCGCCTCACGCCTGGGAATGGCTGATCTCGGCCTGGCTCAGCTTCACGACATGAAGACCAACGCTGAAATGATTGCAAACCTGGATCCTTTTGGCCCTCCATTGATTGCAGACATGGATACTGGCTACGGAG GCCCCTTGATGGTATCAAAGGCTGTTCAGCAATACATCCAGGCGGGCGTGGCTGGCTTCCATATTGAAGATCAGATCCAAAACAAGCGTTGCGGTCATCTCAATGGAAAGAAAGTCGTCAGCCTGGAGGAGTACCTCATGCGCATTCGTGCTGCCAAGTTGACCAAGGATCGCTTGCACTCGGATATTGTTCTGATTGCACGAACCGACGCACTTCAACAACATGGCTACGAGGAGTGCATCCGTCGACTCAAGGCTGCCAGGGATATTGGAGCGGATGTTGGACTTCTTGAGGGCTTTACTTCAAAGGAGCAAGCCCGACAGGCAGTCCAGGATCTGGCACCTTGGcctcttcttctcaacaTGGTGGAGAATGGGGCGAGTCCTCTCATTACCACCAAGGAGGCCGAGGAAATGGGCTTTAGAATTATGATCTTCTCATTCGCTACGATCACCCCCGCTTACATGGGCATCAAGGCCACTCTGGAGCGCCTCAAGGCAGATGGAGTAGTCGGTGTACCTGACGGACTAGGACCACGAACGATCTTCGAGGTCTGTGGGTTGATAGATTCCATGAAGGTTGACACAGAATCCGGAAATGATGGTTTTGCCGAGGGAGTCTAG